GCCGTGGGGGACAGGGGGCAGTAACTTCCTGCGAAATTCTCAGTATGGCCATCATTGCGGAGGGCCGCTATGCCCAGGGTTTTGCCAGTTTTGGGCCAGAGCGCCGCGGCGCCCCGGTGCTGGCCTTTGTGCGGGCCGGTAATGAAGCCCTGAAATTGCGCGAGCAGATCTATGAACCAGATATTGTGGCGGTCCTCGATCCTACACTGTTGCGTATTGTCGATGTCACTAGTGGTCTTAAAGACGGCGGCTGGCTGATTCTGAACAGCAAAAAAACCTTAGAAGAACACAAACCTAAACTGCGCTCCGATCTCCACCTGGCAGTAGTTGACGCCACCAGTATTTCATTGGAAGTGTTGCACGCGCCGATCGTCAGCGTGTCCATTTTAGGGGCCCTGGTGCGCGCTGCCGGCATTGTGGAGCTGACCTCACTGGAAAAGCCGCTGCTGAAGCGCTTTGGCACCCTGCTGGCCCGAAGAAATAAAGAGGCCCTGATGCAGGCCTATTGGAATACCGCCATCGATTAGGAGGCTGGGGCAATGGCCGAAAAGGTTGAAAAAAGAGCTATCATTGGCTGGCGCAACCTGGCGCTTGGGTGTGCTATTCTGGAACCGGGCAGTTCCACTCACCTGTTGACCGGCACCTGGCGGCTGCAACGACCGGTGGTCGATCCGGAGAAATGTAACCGGTGCGGCCTCTGTTGGATTTATTGCCCTGACCTGGCCATGACCAAAACTGCGTCCGGAAACTATGAGCCCGACTTGAATTATTGTAAGGGCTGCGGCATCTGTGCGGAAGAGTGCCCCAAAGACGCCATCACCCTAGTAGAGGAAGAGGAGTAATCATGCCGACTCGAACCCCGATGGAAGTGTCGATCGCGGTGGCCAAAGCCGTGCAGCAAGCCGATGTCGATGTCATTGCGGCTTACCCCATTACTCCGCAGACCCATATCGTGGAGCACTTGTCCGAACTGGTGGCTAATGGTGAGCTACAGGCCAACTTTATGAATGTCGAATCGGAACATTCAGCCATCAGCGCCATGGTCGGGGCTGCAGCCGCCGGGGCCAGCACCTTTACCGCCACCAGTTCCCAGGGGTTGGCGCTGATGCACGAAATTCTCTTCATTGCCTCCAGCCTGCGGTTGCCTATCGTCATGGTGGTCGCCAACCGCGCCTTATCGGGGCC
This genomic window from Deltaproteobacteria bacterium contains:
- a CDS encoding 4Fe-4S binding protein, translated to MAEKVEKRAIIGWRNLALGCAILEPGSSTHLLTGTWRLQRPVVDPEKCNRCGLCWIYCPDLAMTKTASGNYEPDLNYCKGCGICAEECPKDAITLVEEEE
- a CDS encoding 2-oxoacid:acceptor oxidoreductase family protein, translated to MIEIRFHGRGGQGAVTSCEILSMAIIAEGRYAQGFASFGPERRGAPVLAFVRAGNEALKLREQIYEPDIVAVLDPTLLRIVDVTSGLKDGGWLILNSKKTLEEHKPKLRSDLHLAVVDATSISLEVLHAPIVSVSILGALVRAAGIVELTSLEKPLLKRFGTLLARRNKEALMQAYWNTAID